A region from the Nocardioides coralli genome encodes:
- a CDS encoding hemerythrin domain-containing protein, which yields MTTIDLGRPVQGDVIDLILHDHRLFESLLRDLRDASSDRDAVRQAFAALHVAHAEAEEKHVYPTLRKKRAVSEHEAEHGEEEHAEGHEALLAVLELKGTDTQAFDDAVEKLAEAVNHHLTEEELTILNPAREEVGEQVRADLGEQFAAERNRQIEQDCGRLDNVRALVRDAEREGLLDDDDE from the coding sequence ATGACCACCATCGACCTCGGCCGGCCCGTCCAGGGCGACGTCATCGACCTGATCCTCCACGACCACCGCCTCTTCGAGTCCCTGCTGCGCGACCTGCGTGACGCCAGCAGCGACCGCGACGCGGTCCGCCAGGCGTTCGCGGCGCTGCACGTGGCGCACGCCGAGGCGGAGGAGAAGCACGTCTACCCCACGCTGCGCAAGAAGCGGGCGGTGAGCGAGCACGAGGCCGAGCACGGCGAGGAGGAGCACGCCGAGGGACACGAGGCGCTGCTGGCCGTGCTCGAGCTCAAGGGCACCGACACCCAGGCCTTCGACGACGCCGTCGAGAAGCTGGCCGAGGCGGTCAACCACCACCTCACCGAGGAGGAGCTGACCATCCTCAACCCGGCGCGCGAGGAGGTCGGCGAGCAGGTGCGCGCCGACCTGGGGGAGCAGTTCGCGGCCGAGCGCAACCGGCAGATCGAGCAGGACTGCGGCCGGCTCGACAACGTCCGGGCGCTGGTGCGCGACGCCGAGCGCGAGGGACTCCTCGACGACGACGACGAGTGA
- a CDS encoding potassium channel family protein, translating to MSDSPTETLRRHPSGLVLLAQVVAILAYPFLESSTAGRAILGVVQLAIVLAAVFAVRRTPTLTWVGLLLAPPAMLFSVGESIWQDTDWIVLGSAVLHAPFYFYVSYAMIRYLFHDDRVTRDELYATAAAFTVVAWGFAYVYAGVQVLVPGSFAGADPGAQSWFELLYLSFATLTSVGLSDVVPVMPHARSVAMLEQVAGVFYIALVVARMVGLTVVRHRA from the coding sequence GTGAGCGACTCCCCCACCGAGACGCTGCGCCGACACCCCTCGGGCCTGGTGCTCCTCGCCCAGGTGGTGGCGATCCTCGCCTACCCGTTCCTGGAGAGCTCGACAGCCGGCCGCGCGATCCTCGGTGTCGTGCAGCTCGCCATCGTGCTCGCGGCCGTCTTCGCCGTGCGCCGAACGCCCACCCTGACCTGGGTCGGGCTGCTGCTGGCCCCGCCGGCCATGTTGTTCAGCGTCGGCGAGTCGATATGGCAGGACACCGACTGGATCGTGCTCGGATCCGCAGTCCTCCACGCACCGTTCTACTTCTACGTGTCCTACGCGATGATCCGCTACCTCTTCCACGACGACCGGGTGACGCGGGACGAGCTCTACGCGACGGCGGCAGCCTTCACGGTGGTGGCGTGGGGCTTCGCCTACGTCTACGCCGGCGTGCAGGTGCTCGTGCCCGGCTCCTTCGCGGGAGCCGACCCAGGTGCGCAGTCCTGGTTCGAGCTGCTCTACCTCTCCTTCGCCACCCTGACCAGCGTCGGCCTGTCCGACGTGGTGCCGGTGATGCCTCACGCCCGCTCGGTGGCCATGCTCGAGCAGGTGGCCGGGGTGTTCTACATCGCGCTGGTGGTCGCCCGCATGGTCGGACTCACCGTGGTCCGCCACCGGGCCTGA
- a CDS encoding DUF1707 SHOCT-like domain-containing protein: MREPVQVWAAFSRDPRDPAARDLRASDADRDVVLGVLGESFADGRLDRHELDERTAATADARTLGALLAPLEGLVPRDDAPSSALTPAELDARALESWRSDRREALWGVLTISAIVWTIWLVGSFGDAGFEPYFPWPVFVTLVGLVNLARVQARREESVREERRRLEKKQRKAIEKRREETE; encoded by the coding sequence ATGAGAGAGCCAGTGCAGGTGTGGGCGGCGTTCAGCCGCGACCCGCGCGACCCCGCGGCACGCGACCTCCGCGCCTCGGACGCCGACCGCGACGTGGTGCTGGGTGTGCTCGGCGAGTCGTTCGCGGACGGGCGTCTCGACCGTCACGAGCTGGACGAGCGCACCGCCGCCACCGCTGATGCACGGACCCTCGGGGCGCTGCTCGCGCCGCTGGAAGGTCTCGTCCCCCGCGATGACGCCCCCTCGTCGGCCCTGACCCCGGCCGAGCTCGATGCACGGGCGCTGGAGTCGTGGCGGAGCGACCGGCGCGAGGCACTGTGGGGGGTGCTGACGATCTCCGCCATCGTGTGGACCATCTGGCTGGTCGGCTCCTTCGGGGACGCCGGCTTCGAGCCCTACTTCCCGTGGCCCGTCTTCGTCACGCTCGTCGGCCTGGTCAACCTCGCCCGGGTCCAGGCCCGCCGGGAGGAGTCGGTCCGCGAGGAGCGGCGGCGGCTCGAGAAGAAGCAGCGCAAGGCGATCGAGAAGCGGCGCGAGGAGACCGAGTGA
- a CDS encoding NAD(P)/FAD-dependent oxidoreductase — translation MPDDDSPAEPAGTPTDTDLLIIGAGPTGLYAAYYAGFRGLRVTVVDSLPELGGQITAMYPEKAILDVAGFPNVKGRDLVDGLVAQASTARPDYLLDRTAATLRHHGDAVTIGMDDGSEVTAGAVIITAGIGKFSPRPLPAGDGWLGRGLEFFVPSFQPYAGKDVVIVGGGDSAFDWALHLEPVASSVTLVHRRNAFRAHQRTVEEVRGSSVEIITRAQVTALRGESTLSEVEITVDGEEPETRPAQALVAALGFVADLGPLQEWGIEVQKRHVVVDSSMRTSLERVFAAGDVTEYPGKVRLIAVGFGEAATAVNNAAVAIDPSAHVFPGHSSDQ, via the coding sequence GTGCCCGACGACGACAGCCCGGCAGAGCCTGCCGGCACGCCCACCGACACCGACCTGCTGATCATCGGGGCAGGTCCGACCGGGCTCTACGCCGCCTACTACGCGGGCTTCCGCGGGCTGCGGGTCACCGTCGTCGACAGCCTCCCGGAGCTCGGCGGCCAGATCACGGCGATGTATCCCGAGAAGGCGATTCTCGACGTCGCCGGCTTCCCCAACGTCAAGGGCCGCGACCTCGTGGACGGGTTGGTCGCCCAGGCGTCCACCGCCCGTCCCGACTACCTGCTCGACCGCACCGCCGCCACCCTGCGGCACCACGGCGACGCCGTGACCATCGGGATGGACGACGGCAGCGAGGTGACCGCGGGCGCGGTCATCATCACCGCCGGCATCGGCAAGTTCAGCCCGCGACCGTTGCCGGCGGGCGACGGGTGGCTGGGCCGGGGCCTGGAGTTCTTCGTCCCCTCCTTCCAGCCGTACGCCGGCAAGGACGTCGTGATCGTCGGTGGTGGCGACAGCGCGTTCGACTGGGCCCTCCACCTCGAGCCGGTGGCCAGCTCCGTCACCCTCGTGCACCGGCGCAACGCCTTCCGGGCCCACCAGCGGACGGTCGAGGAGGTCCGGGGCTCCTCGGTGGAGATCATCACCCGCGCGCAGGTCACCGCCCTGCGGGGTGAGTCGACCCTGAGCGAGGTGGAGATCACCGTGGACGGCGAGGAGCCCGAGACCCGGCCGGCCCAGGCACTGGTGGCCGCCCTCGGCTTCGTCGCCGACCTGGGCCCGCTGCAGGAGTGGGGGATCGAGGTGCAGAAGCGTCACGTCGTCGTGGACTCCTCCATGCGGACCTCCCTGGAGCGCGTCTTCGCCGCCGGCGACGTCACCGAGTACCCCGGCAAGGTCCGGCTGATCGCTGTCGGCTTCGGTGAGGCGGCCACGGCCGTCAACAACGCGGCGGTGGCGATCGACCCGTCCGCCCACGTGTTCCCGGGCCACTCCAGCGACCAGTAG
- a CDS encoding glycosyltransferase family 4 protein, whose product MRIALLSYRSKPHCGGQGVYVRHLSRELARLGHTVEVFSGQPYPELDEGVTLTPVPSLDLYREPDPFRVPRLREFRDLVDVEEFLTMCVGGFPEPRTFSTRVARLLADRVDDFDVVHDNQVLGHGIVDIERKLGLPVVATIHHPITFDRRIDLAQAPTWRKRLSVRRWYGFVRMQAKVARQMRLILTPSQASRRDAARDFGVDPERMRVILLGVDDRFVPPTEPRVAGRIMAMASADAPMKGIATLLEAFAKLRVERDLELVLVTRPVAGGRTEQLIDDLGIADSVRFVHGLSDDELVTLMGSAEVACVPSLYEGFSLPTAELMACATPLVVSRAGAIPEVVGEEGECAVLVEPGDVGELEQALAGLLDDPERRSRLGAAGRQRVLDHFSWHAVARATAEAYAEAIADHQEERRRADR is encoded by the coding sequence ATGCGGATCGCACTGCTGTCCTACCGCAGCAAGCCGCACTGCGGCGGGCAGGGCGTCTACGTGCGCCACCTGAGCCGGGAGCTCGCCCGGCTGGGCCACACCGTCGAGGTCTTCTCCGGTCAGCCCTACCCCGAGCTCGACGAGGGCGTGACGCTCACGCCGGTCCCCAGCCTCGACCTCTACCGGGAGCCGGACCCCTTCCGGGTGCCCCGGCTCCGGGAGTTCCGCGACCTCGTGGACGTCGAGGAGTTCCTCACCATGTGCGTGGGCGGGTTCCCGGAGCCCAGGACGTTCAGCACCCGGGTGGCGCGGTTGCTCGCCGACCGGGTGGACGACTTCGACGTCGTCCACGACAACCAGGTCCTCGGGCACGGCATCGTCGACATCGAGCGGAAGCTCGGACTCCCCGTCGTCGCGACGATCCACCACCCGATCACCTTCGACCGCCGGATCGACCTCGCCCAGGCGCCCACGTGGCGCAAGCGGCTCTCCGTCCGTCGCTGGTACGGCTTCGTGAGGATGCAGGCCAAGGTGGCCCGCCAGATGCGCCTGATCCTCACGCCGTCGCAGGCCTCGCGGCGGGACGCTGCCAGGGACTTCGGCGTGGACCCAGAACGGATGCGGGTCATCCTGCTCGGCGTGGACGACCGGTTCGTGCCGCCCACCGAACCGCGGGTCGCGGGCCGGATCATGGCCATGGCCTCGGCCGACGCCCCGATGAAGGGCATCGCCACCCTGCTCGAGGCCTTCGCCAAGCTGCGCGTGGAGCGCGACCTGGAGCTGGTGCTGGTGACCCGGCCGGTCGCCGGTGGCCGGACCGAGCAGCTGATCGACGACCTCGGCATCGCCGACTCGGTCCGCTTCGTCCACGGCCTCTCCGACGACGAGCTGGTCACGCTCATGGGGTCGGCCGAGGTGGCCTGCGTCCCGTCGCTCTACGAGGGCTTCAGCCTGCCCACGGCCGAGCTGATGGCCTGCGCGACGCCGCTCGTGGTCTCCCGGGCGGGAGCGATCCCCGAGGTGGTCGGCGAGGAGGGGGAGTGCGCTGTGCTGGTCGAGCCCGGCGACGTGGGTGAGCTCGAGCAGGCTCTGGCCGGGCTCCTCGACGACCCGGAGCGGCGGTCACGGCTCGGGGCCGCGGGGCGTCAACGCGTGCTCGACCACTTCAGCTGGCACGCCGTCGCCCGCGCCACGGCGGAGGCGTACGCCGAGGCCATCGCCGACCACCAGGAGGAGCGCCGCCGTGCTGACCGTTGA
- a CDS encoding class I SAM-dependent methyltransferase: MLTVDFDRLGLRPGDRVLDLGCGAGRHAFEMYRRGADVVAFDQDADELAGVRELFAAMREAGEVPDGAEADVKEGDALALPFADGEFDRVVAAEVLEHIPDDIGALRELVRVTRPGGTVALTVPRWFPEVVSWKLSEEYHDVPGGHIRIYTDKELASKAAGAGLEVTGHGYAHGLHSPYWWIKCAVGVTNDDHPLARAYHRLLVWEIMSQPRVLRWASRVLDPLIGKSLVLYCRKPERSRDR, from the coding sequence GTGCTGACCGTTGACTTCGACCGGCTCGGGCTGCGGCCCGGTGACCGCGTGCTCGACCTCGGGTGCGGGGCCGGCCGGCACGCCTTCGAGATGTACCGGCGGGGTGCCGACGTGGTCGCCTTCGACCAGGACGCCGACGAGCTCGCCGGCGTCCGGGAGCTCTTCGCCGCCATGAGGGAGGCCGGCGAGGTCCCGGACGGGGCCGAGGCGGACGTCAAGGAGGGTGACGCGCTGGCCCTGCCCTTCGCGGACGGCGAGTTCGACCGGGTGGTCGCCGCAGAGGTACTCGAGCACATCCCCGACGACATCGGGGCGCTCCGCGAGCTGGTGCGCGTGACCCGGCCTGGTGGCACGGTGGCGCTGACGGTGCCCCGCTGGTTCCCCGAGGTCGTCAGCTGGAAGCTGTCGGAGGAGTACCACGACGTCCCCGGCGGCCACATCCGCATCTACACCGACAAGGAGCTCGCGTCCAAGGCCGCGGGCGCCGGCCTCGAGGTGACCGGTCACGGCTACGCCCACGGGCTGCACTCGCCGTACTGGTGGATCAAGTGCGCCGTCGGCGTGACCAACGACGACCACCCGCTCGCGCGGGCCTACCACCGGCTGCTGGTGTGGGAGATCATGTCGCAGCCCCGGGTGCTGCGGTGGGCGAGCCGGGTGCTCGACCCGCTGATCGGCAAGTCGCTGGTGCTCTACTGCCGCAAGCCGGAGCGCTCCCGTGATCGCTGA
- a CDS encoding prenyltransferase: MIADVPHLDGVLTAHDVRATARSIVAAQEPSGAIPWRVGGHTDVWNHVESAMGLVAAGERRAAERAYAWVATVQRHDGSVPMKIVAGEVEDHSGETNMSAYLAVGVWHHWLVHRDSAFVRRFWPVVRRGLDFVVGLQLPWGGIAWSQEWRDGRPDRVDEEALVAASSSIHHALQAGTALAGLMDDPQPHWELAGGRLAHALRDHRDLFLDKSEFSMDWYYPVLGGAVRGPAGEELIASRWDAFVVPGLGIRCVSPNPWVTGAETSELVLALDALGDRTRAVALLRDMQHLRRDDGSYWTGLVFPEDVNWPGEQTTYTAAAVILAVDALSGTTSGSTIMRGTTLGPAFAEIGLACGCASADRVARRS; this comes from the coding sequence GTGATCGCTGACGTCCCCCACCTGGACGGGGTCCTCACCGCCCACGACGTGCGGGCGACCGCCCGTAGCATCGTCGCCGCGCAGGAGCCGTCGGGGGCGATCCCGTGGCGGGTCGGTGGTCACACCGACGTCTGGAACCACGTCGAGTCCGCCATGGGTCTCGTCGCAGCGGGCGAGCGGCGCGCAGCGGAGCGCGCCTACGCCTGGGTCGCCACCGTCCAGCGTCACGACGGGTCGGTCCCGATGAAGATCGTCGCCGGCGAGGTCGAGGACCACAGCGGCGAGACCAACATGTCGGCCTACCTCGCGGTGGGAGTGTGGCACCACTGGCTGGTCCACCGGGACAGCGCCTTCGTACGCCGGTTCTGGCCGGTCGTGCGCCGCGGTCTCGACTTCGTCGTCGGCCTGCAGCTCCCGTGGGGCGGCATCGCCTGGTCTCAGGAGTGGCGTGACGGGCGACCGGACCGGGTCGACGAGGAGGCCCTGGTCGCGGCGTCCTCGAGCATCCACCACGCCCTGCAGGCGGGCACCGCCCTGGCTGGCCTGATGGACGACCCCCAGCCCCACTGGGAGCTGGCCGGTGGTCGCCTGGCCCACGCGCTGCGGGACCACCGCGACCTGTTCCTCGACAAGTCCGAGTTCTCGATGGACTGGTACTACCCGGTGCTCGGGGGTGCGGTGCGCGGTCCGGCCGGCGAGGAGCTGATCGCCTCGCGGTGGGACGCCTTCGTCGTACCCGGGCTCGGGATCCGGTGCGTCAGCCCCAACCCGTGGGTGACGGGTGCGGAGACCAGCGAGCTGGTGCTGGCGCTCGACGCGCTCGGTGACCGGACGCGGGCCGTCGCGCTGCTCCGCGACATGCAGCACCTGCGCCGCGACGACGGGTCCTACTGGACGGGCCTCGTCTTCCCGGAGGACGTCAACTGGCCGGGGGAGCAGACGACCTACACCGCGGCGGCGGTGATCCTCGCCGTCGACGCCCTCTCGGGGACGACGTCCGGGTCGACGATCATGCGGGGGACCACGCTGGGGCCGGCGTTCGCCGAGATCGGCCTCGCCTGCGGCTGTGCCTCAGCCGACCGGGTCGCCCGGCGCTCCTGA
- a CDS encoding class I SAM-dependent methyltransferase codes for MPADLLAHARAAKGFMPDDEGLLLHRYALERLPHGPVLEVGTYCGKSAIYLGAAAREVGGTVFTVDHHRGSEENQAGWEHHDPTLVDAETELMDTLPVFRRTLERAGMEDVVVAVVGQSATVSRHWRTPLSMLFIDGGHAEEHAHQDLTGWAPWVMPDGLLVIHDVFPDPADGGRPPYDVFLRALDGGCFAEVEALGSMRVLRRTSGAPGDPVG; via the coding sequence ATGCCGGCCGACCTGCTCGCCCACGCCCGTGCGGCGAAGGGCTTCATGCCCGACGACGAGGGTCTGCTGCTGCACCGGTACGCCCTGGAGCGCCTGCCGCACGGGCCCGTGCTCGAGGTGGGGACCTACTGCGGCAAGTCGGCGATCTACCTCGGCGCGGCCGCCCGAGAGGTCGGCGGCACCGTGTTCACCGTCGACCACCATCGCGGCAGCGAGGAGAACCAGGCCGGCTGGGAGCACCACGACCCGACCCTGGTGGACGCCGAGACCGAGCTCATGGACACGCTGCCGGTGTTCCGCCGAACCCTCGAGCGCGCCGGGATGGAGGACGTGGTCGTGGCCGTGGTGGGGCAGTCGGCGACCGTCAGCCGGCACTGGCGCACCCCGCTCAGCATGCTCTTCATCGACGGTGGTCACGCCGAGGAGCACGCACACCAGGACCTCACCGGCTGGGCGCCCTGGGTGATGCCGGACGGGCTGCTCGTCATCCACGACGTCTTCCCCGACCCTGCGGACGGAGGCAGGCCGCCGTACGACGTCTTCCTCCGCGCGCTGGACGGGGGCTGCTTCGCCGAGGTGGAGGCGCTGGGCTCGATGCGCGTGCTGCGCCGGACCTCAGGAGCGCCGGGCGACCCGGTCGGCTGA
- a CDS encoding cupin domain-containing protein, which produces MLDVREAMHAPCHLPPPPATPHRGGCLRILRAWLSSLRTSGATPTRPARASTSRPSRSHRPTRLPGWRAASPPTTPGCGPGSSTPNRGRCPAGTTTETTLYVVAGRMRLESGPGGGDVVEAGPGDFLRVPAGAVHRESNPGDAPSRAVIVRCGTGEPTVNVDGPAPDPT; this is translated from the coding sequence ATGTTGGACGTCCGAGAGGCCATGCACGCACCCTGCCACCTGCCGCCCCCGCCCGCCACGCCCCACAGGGGTGGGTGTCTCCGTATCCTCAGGGCATGGCTGAGCAGCCTCAGGACCAGCGGCGCGACCCCGACCCGGCCCGCCCGTGCGAGCACGTCGCGGCCGAGTCGCTCACACCGGCCGACCCGACTCCCGGGATGGCGCGCCGCCTCGCCTCCCACGACGCCGGGATGTGGACCGGGCTCGTCGACACCGAACCGGGGGCGGTGTCCGGCTGGCACCACCACGGAGACCACGCTCTACGTCGTCGCCGGGCGGATGCGGCTGGAGTCCGGCCCCGGGGGCGGCGACGTCGTCGAGGCGGGCCCCGGCGACTTCCTCCGGGTCCCGGCCGGCGCGGTGCACCGGGAGTCCAACCCTGGTGACGCGCCCTCCCGGGCGGTCATCGTCCGGTGCGGGACGGGCGAACCGACAGTCAACGTCGACGGACCGGCACCGGACCCGACGTGA
- a CDS encoding VOC family protein, producing MASRTSNICLDARDPHAQTVWWSRVLEDFVLEDEAPAPDDEECGLSGPDDRYLLFLKVPEPKTVKNRMHLCLRPTDRSRDQEVQRILELGATMVDDRREGPDRGWAVLADPEGNEFCVLRPLGEGA from the coding sequence ATGGCCTCTCGGACGTCCAACATCTGCCTCGACGCGCGCGACCCCCACGCCCAGACCGTGTGGTGGTCCCGGGTGCTCGAGGACTTCGTGCTGGAGGACGAGGCGCCGGCGCCCGACGACGAGGAGTGCGGGCTGAGCGGGCCCGACGACCGCTACCTGCTGTTCCTGAAGGTGCCGGAGCCCAAGACGGTCAAGAACCGGATGCACCTGTGCCTGCGCCCCACCGACCGCAGCCGGGACCAGGAGGTGCAGCGGATCCTGGAGCTCGGGGCCACCATGGTCGACGACCGGCGAGAGGGACCGGACCGTGGTTGGGCCGTCCTGGCCGACCCCGAGGGCAACGAGTTCTGCGTCCTGCGCCCGCTCGGTGAGGGCGCATGA
- a CDS encoding DinB family protein: MTMETEKEILVRYLQAAREAILWKLEGLDDYDVRRPLTPTGTNLLGLVKHLASVELGYFVGCFGRQIPVALPWYADDAEPNADMWATEEESRDDVVGLYHLAWAEAAKTFEELDLDAEGTVPWWPAETNRVPLRLLLIHVIADTNRHAGHADILREGLDGSAGLRRDVSNLPDEVDWPAHVARLEAVAVSFADEPTVDSSSPEEVARARVLADYALEEESLRLVRERDVGDAAAVAVTFDGPDGRPRQGFVGLDRRSDGLWRTSAGFMSGPVEAEPDDVFAANGGWGNGRRSVHGGWVADPDAVTARLLDTSSGDVVDEDQVIDGVAILIAEGGHARRDLQAELYDAEGRRLRSGPVTGRH; encoded by the coding sequence ATGACCATGGAGACCGAGAAGGAGATCCTGGTCCGCTACCTGCAGGCCGCGCGTGAGGCGATCCTGTGGAAGCTCGAGGGGCTCGACGACTACGACGTTCGGCGGCCCCTCACGCCGACGGGCACCAACCTGCTGGGCCTCGTCAAGCACCTTGCCAGTGTCGAGCTGGGCTACTTCGTGGGCTGCTTCGGGCGGCAGATCCCGGTGGCCCTGCCCTGGTACGCCGACGACGCGGAGCCGAACGCCGACATGTGGGCGACCGAGGAGGAGTCCCGCGACGACGTCGTCGGCCTCTACCACCTCGCCTGGGCTGAAGCGGCCAAGACCTTCGAGGAGCTCGACCTCGACGCGGAGGGCACCGTGCCGTGGTGGCCGGCCGAGACCAACCGCGTCCCGCTGCGGCTGCTGCTCATCCATGTCATCGCCGACACCAACCGTCACGCCGGGCACGCCGACATCCTGCGGGAGGGCCTGGACGGGTCGGCGGGGCTCCGACGCGACGTCAGCAACCTCCCGGACGAGGTCGACTGGCCGGCCCACGTCGCCCGGTTGGAGGCCGTCGCCGTGTCGTTCGCGGACGAGCCGACCGTCGACAGCTCCAGCCCCGAGGAGGTCGCGCGAGCCCGGGTGCTGGCGGACTACGCGCTCGAGGAGGAGTCGTTGCGCCTCGTGCGTGAACGAGACGTCGGCGACGCGGCGGCGGTCGCCGTGACCTTCGACGGGCCCGACGGTCGGCCACGGCAGGGGTTCGTCGGACTGGACCGCCGCAGCGACGGGCTGTGGCGGACCTCGGCCGGGTTCATGTCCGGCCCGGTCGAGGCCGAGCCCGACGACGTCTTCGCGGCCAACGGCGGTTGGGGCAACGGTCGCCGCAGTGTCCATGGGGGCTGGGTCGCCGACCCCGACGCGGTGACCGCCCGCCTCCTCGACACCAGCAGTGGCGACGTCGTCGACGAGGACCAGGTCATCGACGGCGTCGCCATCCTGATCGCCGAGGGCGGCCACGCCCGACGCGACCTCCAGGCCGAGCTCTACGACGCCGAGGGCCGCAGGCTCCGCTCGGGTCCGGTGACCGGGCGCCACTGA
- a CDS encoding Txe/YoeB family addiction module toxin, producing the protein MIQDIRRNGNAGIGKPEHLEHDVAGYWSRRITDEHRLEYKLTDTEVRIAACRYHYGR; encoded by the coding sequence CTGATCCAGGACATTCGGCGCAACGGAAACGCCGGCATCGGCAAGCCTGAGCACCTCGAGCACGACGTCGCCGGCTACTGGTCACGAAGAATCACGGACGAACACAGGCTCGAGTACAAGCTCACCGACACCGAGGTTCGCATCGCAGCTTGCCGGTACCACTACGGCCGGTGA
- a CDS encoding HNH endonuclease signature motif containing protein produces the protein MSPVLELHAPPSGHPAAVVAAVHEVLDRVEVAGLPADQLAATVTEWERALHRMEAIKLRLVAAAERSTVAEDAGCASTGAWLSRQTRTGTAAAAREVRLARDLDAQLPATRAALGAGEVSAEHAAVIAHAASRLPRHLTGDQRARVEDRLVDQARRVDPTQLRRLARRALAAVEPDPATVDAHEDAQLVDEESAALAKTRFTLHDNGDGTSTGHFTVPTLAAAILKKAVDQLASPRRGRLGATTAQAGRSPSPTAEGFDWPRRHGEALTSLLERLPTDHLHRKVAATVIVTLDADTLRGQLKAAGLDTGDLVSAAEARRLACQAGILPAVLDGASQLLDLGRRTRFFTDTQATAGALHHTSCAADGCDVPYAWTELHHRQPWSHGGTTDLDQMIPLCGFHHRRIHDRGYLHRHHPDGSVRFNRRT, from the coding sequence ATGTCACCGGTCCTCGAGCTTCACGCACCGCCGAGCGGTCATCCGGCCGCGGTGGTGGCGGCGGTGCACGAGGTGCTCGACCGGGTCGAGGTGGCCGGGCTGCCCGCCGACCAGCTCGCCGCGACGGTTACGGAGTGGGAGCGGGCGCTGCACCGGATGGAGGCGATCAAGCTCCGGCTGGTCGCGGCCGCGGAGCGGTCCACGGTGGCCGAGGACGCCGGCTGTGCCTCCACAGGTGCGTGGTTGTCCCGGCAGACCCGGACCGGCACCGCCGCGGCCGCCCGGGAGGTCAGGCTCGCGCGTGACCTCGACGCCCAGCTCCCCGCGACCCGGGCGGCCCTGGGCGCCGGGGAGGTCTCGGCTGAGCACGCCGCCGTGATCGCGCATGCCGCCTCCCGCCTGCCCCGCCACCTCACCGGTGACCAGCGCGCCCGCGTGGAAGACCGGCTGGTCGACCAGGCCCGCCGGGTCGACCCCACCCAGCTGCGCCGCCTGGCCCGCCGCGCCCTGGCTGCCGTCGAACCCGACCCCGCCACCGTCGACGCCCATGAGGACGCCCAGCTGGTCGACGAGGAGAGCGCCGCGCTGGCGAAGACCCGGTTCACCCTCCACGACAACGGCGACGGCACCAGCACCGGCCACTTCACCGTGCCCACCCTGGCCGCCGCGATTCTGAAGAAGGCCGTCGACCAGCTCGCCTCACCCCGCCGCGGCCGGCTCGGCGCCACTACCGCCCAGGCCGGGCGCTCGCCCTCCCCGACCGCCGAAGGGTTCGACTGGCCACGCCGCCACGGCGAGGCCCTCACCAGCCTGCTGGAACGGCTGCCCACCGACCACCTCCACCGCAAGGTCGCCGCCACCGTCATCGTCACGCTCGACGCCGACACCCTGCGCGGCCAGCTCAAGGCCGCCGGCCTCGACACCGGCGACCTGGTCTCCGCCGCCGAGGCCCGCCGCCTGGCCTGCCAGGCCGGCATCCTGCCCGCCGTCCTCGACGGCGCCTCCCAGCTGCTCGACCTCGGCCGCCGCACACGCTTCTTCACCGACACCCAGGCCACCGCCGGCGCCCTCCACCACACCAGCTGCGCCGCCGACGGCTGCGACGTCCCCTACGCCTGGACCGAGCTCCACCACCGACAACCCTGGAGCCACGGCGGCACCACCGACCTCGACCAGATGATCCCCCTCTGCGGCTTCCACCACCGCCGCATCCACGACCGCGGCTACCTCCACCGACACCACCCCGACGGATCCGTCAGGTTCAACCGGCGGACATGA
- a CDS encoding flavin reductase family protein, which translates to MHVQGSRRGESSPGPDDAADQFRHVLSRFSSGVTAVTGTAPFGPVGLTVQSFMSLSLEPPLVVFAASRTSRAWPHIHESGSYCVNLLAASQVELAERMATRGADKFGGVGWRPSTVTGSPLLDGVVGYVDCTIEAVHEGGDHYLVVGRVVDLDLVEDVAGLTYFQGRYGSTDGA; encoded by the coding sequence ATGCACGTCCAGGGGAGCCGCCGCGGCGAGTCGAGCCCCGGCCCCGACGACGCCGCCGACCAGTTCCGGCACGTCCTGAGCAGGTTCTCCTCCGGCGTCACCGCCGTCACCGGCACCGCACCGTTCGGCCCGGTCGGACTCACCGTGCAGAGCTTCATGTCCCTGTCGCTCGAGCCGCCCCTGGTGGTCTTCGCCGCCTCGCGCACCAGCCGCGCGTGGCCGCACATCCACGAGTCCGGGTCCTACTGCGTGAACCTCCTGGCCGCCAGCCAGGTCGAGCTGGCCGAGCGGATGGCGACGCGGGGTGCGGACAAGTTCGGCGGAGTCGGCTGGCGCCCCTCGACGGTCACCGGGTCCCCGCTCCTCGACGGGGTGGTCGGCTACGTCGACTGCACGATCGAGGCCGTGCACGAGGGTGGTGACCACTACCTCGTCGTGGGGCGCGTCGTCGACCTCGACCTGGTGGAGGACGTCGCGGGTCTCACCTACTTCCAGGGCCGGTACGGCTCCACCGACGGCGCCTGA